The window ctctcatgaaaagtagacagacagattttatatatacagagataaCACTTGGCTGATGGAAAAAGTTGTGGCCCGGATGTGAGGGGTCAGTGATGATTCTTCTTGCCCGTTTCATGACTCTGGAATAGTACAGGTCCTGTAGGGGGGGCAGACTGGCACCAATGATATTTTCGGCAGACTGGACTATTCGTAGTAGCCTGTTTTTGTCATGCTTAGTTACTGATCTAAACCATGCTGTTATGGGTGAGCTGAGAACAGACTCGATGACTGCTGTGTACTGTAGAACTGAATCAACAGCTCCTGTGAAAGGTTCATCTTCCTCAGCTGTCGCAGTGACCTCTGTTGCTGTGGCTCATTTTTAGCACCAGTCATGTCACTTCACATTGGCTTCCTCTTTTAAGCTCATATGTTTCCTCAGTCAGTGTTTCATCACAGTTCTTTGACATTTTACTCTTCATGGTAACGAcacattaatttatgtttttaccTACTGTATTTTGCCCCTTGGTTGCATTGAGTAGGTCAGATCTGAAATCTATTAAGTGGTCTTATCATAATAGTAGCAGTGAGCCCTAATGAAACTGTACACTTTCTTGTAACTGCCAGGCACTGGACGAATTAAAGAAGTGACTAAactaaataaaatgcagtatgcAATATAACTTTTATGTAGTTAAGTGTAATAGCAGTGTCTTTAAAGCAACTTTCTCTGTGACCTGTATAATCCACTACACACACAGATGCTCATTACACTCTTGAACTCACTTAATCAAATTTACGGTTGTGTGTTGCCAGAGCACAAGACACAAAGCAGTAAACGCCACGGAGAATCTGACAGTCCAACGCAGCACTGagttgtgcacacacacacatacactcatatTCACAATTAGAATTAGAGATGAGGAAGGAAGACCGATGCGGGCAAGAGAAGCGTGTGCAAATTCCAAATAGACACCGGCCAGGCTTCTGGAGCCCTTCAACACTTGTGTTTTGTTGCCTGTCTTTACCTGTGGTGTGTTCAATTACAAAGTTAAGGTTAAAGACTTATATAGAGGGAATAATTGTAATAAAGATAGAGCTTATTATGTATATTCTTATCAAGATTGTTTATGTGTATTTCCAGATGAAAAAAGATCCAGGGTTTTTATCCACAAGGGTATAGGTACCGGAAGCATAGAAACAGCTGTAAATAGTACATCAGGTATATGATTGGtattttccattaattttaatgACGTTTTGTATGTTATTACATttatggcactggagagtggaaACACATTGAATGTTGATAGGGCATGCAAGTAAGATACATTAACAGTATGGTTACTATCACCATAGTGAATAAACAGAAGGTGGCCTGCATGTCTATGTGCTGAATGGCAATACTCAATCTCTATGGGTGTCACGTCATCCACCGAGCTCTTCATTTTATAGCTAAGCAGTAGTGAGTCTAGTAGACCctcaaaaatacatttgatgtgaAATATTGGTAGTTTTCCCAAACATTCCAGTGCCACAAAAATGACAGCAGTTGTCATGgaagaaacagaaactttgtgAAGCAGAACGTGAACTATTTTTCTACTGTGGATGTGTTGGTAAGGTTAGGTGCACTTATAGTTTGTCATTGTCTCTCCAACAGGAACTGGGAAAAgaacaaagtaattaaaaatgtcCCAATACATGATATGCATGTGGAGTTGCAATCACTACACTATCTAAATCTAATAAAACATTCCAGCTCCATTTTATTTGGCCTGTTGGATCAATCCAGAAATTCTATCACTAAATCATGGAGGTGATTCCGGGAAAAGTCAGAGAGGGTGCATAAAGTAGATTAGGGGATGTTAATTGTTTCTAGTTGtatttcttttagtttgcttgtaatgagaagtaaagcaaaatgacatcttttgttggctaactgaacagattacaatagaGAAGTGTTCGTAGCAGCTCAGACCCCTTCTCCAGGCAAGTTGTAGTACAGAAACTACAGTTTCCTTTGTTTAAATATACTCTCTGAAAGAAACAAAACCTTGAAGTGGGTCATCTTCAATGTCAAAAATGAACACACCTAGCTTTCCTGTCTGTTAGCCTTTATCAGGCCAGGCCTGTAGTTTTGTACAGTTGTAACATTTGAAACAATGTAGAAGTTTGGTTTTCAAAGtttgttataaatattattatttttctgattttctttttaaattgggtATAACTTTATCTCACTGTTAGAAACACTGCATATTACAAAAATACTCATTGGACCAGTGGCAGAGTCAATAAAAATGCCCTACTTGGTGGTCTTGAAATAGGCCAAGCTGTTATTCACTAGTGTCTTGACTGTAGAAGGTCAGCACCTACACCTGAGGTGTATGTAGTGATCCAATGTAGTTGGGCTGCATATTTCTAGTAATTTCTGAATAGCAAAGGTCCAAAGTGATACTTtgtcatgtaaaaaaataaactgacagaTTGTAATTATTGAAACCAAGCAGCATGGTGGTCATCAGAGTACAGTTTGCatgtctccccatgtctgcattccTTAGGAGTACTCCCATTTTCCTCCCATTTTGCAatagtgacgtgcggtgaggttcatggctggtgaggcaatgactccttcagagtcagatttacaaatatatgaaatcagaagagtagcttattcactattcaattggcagccagcATTCACATTGCCTACtgtttatgtttcatatctcatcagcattctttacacacacatcggtaaggttcatatttggctaagaaagaacgttacatttatagcggagaGAGAGCGTATTTGCTCTGCACCTTCCATACTgtatgttctaaatttgccattgcaatttcacaattcatactcattcgatacaaatgaaaatacagagaagtgtacaaaaaaaaactaatttcaattttgaccttaattgaaatatttagttgtttttaaaagcttttaattctgatgctttaatcaattttaatacaacaacaaaaggataacaagaaaaacaaaagaatattttatttaaggtcaaaatttagtttttaaatattggattgttttttcttagtctgatcccattttttataaaattgaaaaccgtttatggtcttacctttatttgtaaatgaagtcaatgcgcctatccttctccatgaaaatctccgtcactttcttgtaaaagtcctccttattttcctttagttttaaaaattttaatcttccattttggcagtcagtcagaacaaaaaataaaaataagcggAACCACTGTAGTTGGGCTCACATCTGCCCCCTTCAGTGCAGGatggtactgtctgcctctccttgtgccttttcactgcggttttatgtccgatcagcaagactaaatatgtcacacacattcattaaaaatattagccagattgtggaaagtcagggtgtataataaacgtgtctgcaaacattatattgccgtcatacagacagacagcaaCAAGCCCGCGCCAATTGCAtacatcaacccagtgtgtgagggatagtGCAGTACGAGGAACCtacaggaaatgtgccaattcagcgattttgactataaaatgaacaaagttattggaatcatacagaaaacaaacttaTAGCTCAGACcggtggacaaatttattttatcattatccatccatccttccattttccaaccctctgaatccaaacacagggtcacgggggtctgctggagccaatcccagccaacacagggcacaaggcaggaaccaatcccgggcagggtgacaacccaccgcaggacatacacaaacacacccacacaccaagcacacactagggccaatttagaatcgccaatccacctaaccagcatgtctttggactgtgggaggaaaccggagcgcccggaggaaacccacgcagacacggggagaacatgcaaactccacgcagggaggacccgggaagcgaacccgggtctcctaactgcgagacagcagcgctaccactgcgccacagtgattttatcattattatttttttttttaacttttcatgatgacaggtgaggctgtatctcacctgcctcccctgaccacacaTCCCTGTTTCGCAAAGACTTACAAGTTAAATTAATCAACGCTTATAATTGGGCCTTGCAGGagagtgggtgtgtgcatgagcagACCTAACAATGGACTGGTACCCCATCCTGCCTAACAACTGATGTAGTCCTGAAGCGCACATGGCCCGATAGTCATGTGAAAGAGACattaagatttaattttttaacacaatctcatTGACATAGTGGCTTTATGCCTGCTTGATAGTTGGAGATATGCCACTATTGCCTGTTGAGCAGAAATCACACATTCCCTCTTTTATTTCTAAGCAATGAATAATAATTTGTACTCAGCCATGTTCCTGTGACATATATGGTCTGTCACGATCTATTGTAAATTGATCCAGCAATGCAATTTGGCCAGCCTAATTATTAGGCTACCAGAATACTTGTAGTACATATTCAGGGTTGTGCTTCTGCACATATTGTATACTCCCTATCAAAATCGGAACCTGAGCATCACATGGGTCTCATAAGTGGGCCATCTGTCCTTCTGGTTTTCTTGAAGGGAAAATATGTTTGATGCTTTGCTGGAAAAAGAAGTTTATATTTGTTTGCTCTCTAATCAAGACTGACGCTCTAAGTCTATAAATCAAAAAGTATTTGCAAGTGTAACTGAGAGAGCTATGTATAGCTTTTTGATCGCTCAGTAAAACACATAGAACAAACATAAACAATAAGAACAAGTGAGCCATATGTGGAACGCTGACATGGATTGTCATTGTTTTTCAATCTGGGGTTGTGATGTGCTGGCTTGGCATTAAAAACAAAGTAGGCAATATTCAGAATAGAAGAATTGTCAGGTACTTCCTGTAGGAAAATGAACATTAGTTATTAACAGAGGATAGCTAGTGCAGGTATGTAAGTAGCAAACTAGCAAATCATTCAGAGGTTAATACTTTTGCAACATTACATTACATCAGCATACTACTCTATCAAACAAAGGATAACAACATAATACAAAAACTTTCATTGAAATAAgtccaaagaaaattaaaaatgcaaagaaaaaaaaaggttttaaccCTCacccaagagaaaaagaaaaaatgatacaatacagaaaaaaacattttaaatataattaaacaattaatagcATAATAGAGTCAATCATGGGCCCAtcatacttattctaaaattatattaatgaattgttgccatattttaaaaatgttttgggcataagagagaatttgattttttctaatttgagatgATGTAGAATCTCACTTTCCCATTGAATTATAAAAAGTGGGTTTATGCAGCATTTTTATTCTTCATGTTGTATTTGGAAGAAATGACAAATTCCTTGTTAAGTTATAACGTTAAAACAATTCAAAGAACTTTATGCTATAACTAGAGTGCTCTATCTAGGGCATATGCTGAGTAGTGTGTGTGTACAGATGGTCTTCACACCTCCAAAAGACATTATCAGCTCTAAACGCTTTGCCAAGAAGAACAGCTAAGTTCATCACAGAACTGACTACTCTGAAAGGCTAACAGAATTCCACTTCCTCTATGCAGTGTGAGGACCTAATCTGGTTCTCAAACACCTGGACGAAATACTGGGGCAACTTGGAAAGTAAGCTTGACGCACTGAATGATCTCCTTCAGTTTGGCTTTCTTGCTTGCTCGATGTTTGGCGATAACCTTTGCATGCTTTGGATAGTTGTTACTGCTTAACTACATTGGTACTTTAGAGCAAATCCTTGAACCTCTTTACCCTgtaatcaaaattcaataatTATTGAACCTCTTGTACTGGGAAATTATCATCCAGACAGAACTCTGTCTATTAAATGAAGCAGAATGAACAAGTTGATGATTGTACATTTCCTCAGTatttttagtgagaagtcaaactgTACGGTGATGAGAGCCGACATCCTTGAAGACTGGATTGAATGTTCGTTTATGTGTGGGGTTGACTGCCGAGGACAAGCCAAGTATCCCTGCCTCCAGGTCTTTGTGAACCTTTCCCACACAAGACGGAAGGTCCTACTGCACTATAATGATGAAGCTATTCAGTTAAACCCAAAGGTAATCCATTTGCAgtacatccattttcttaaaatgaatacTCTGATCATCAACTAAAGGCTTATATTTGGTGTTCTCTTTCCGCATACATTGTATTCTTACTACAAAAAGCTTGACAAATATCAGCcactaatatactgtatcatattTCTGTTGTTTCAGTGCTTCTACATCCCAAAATGCTTGAGAGATAGAAACGAACTACTGAGCGAAGCAGAGAAAATAAAGCGTTCGTTGCACCACTCAAATGGCTCAGTCTTCCCTTGCTACTATAACCCAGAAAAAAAGCCAGAAGATGCCATCATGTTTAGGAAGTACGACACCACAATGGTGTTCCACTGCTTGTTTTGGCCTACTCTGATGTTGATTGGGGGGGCGCTGATCGTTGGAATGGTCAAGCTCACACAGCACCTCTCACAGATGTGCGCCGAGTTTTCAGCGGCCCAAGAGGAGACGCAAGCCCTCACGCCATCTTCAGAAGACTCAATGGAGAGCAGGCCTAGGAGGCTGGACAAAATTTTGCGTTGGAGGCCTAAACAGATGCAACATGCCCCCCTTTCCTGAAGTAGCCATGTTGCTTTGTTGATTTATTATTAACTGGTTGCTTAGTGTTTGGAAACCACTTTTGGGGATAAATTATTTTGTTCAAACAATGCTACCGGACTTTAGAAGCACAATGAGTTAGATAACTGACTAATTTTATCTTGCTTTTAGTGGTGTTTAAAGTTTGGAAAAATACTGAAACATACTTACACTCTGTGGGATGGCATGATGGATCAATGGTTAACTCTGCTGCTTCACAAATCCATGCTGGTCATAGTTCACATGAGTTTTcttctctcacatcccaaaacTCTGGTCCCGTGGAAGTGTGCTCATTCGATGGATATcctgggttgattcctgccttgcacctcagGCTGGTGGGCTATCCAGGCCCATGCAATCCTAAACTGGATttggcaggtttgagaatgttacgttCTCTGTCCgctttcttt of the Erpetoichthys calabaricus chromosome 2, fErpCal1.3, whole genome shotgun sequence genome contains:
- the LOC114645433 gene encoding calcium-activated potassium channel subunit beta-3-like, whose product is MFLQPVSHRGSFNVPIQITMQSARRRRTREAISSISVKEKKKENNDAKGGDKSKAQAPVSSAGEDRAILLGVGMMGFSILMYFVLGITLIKPFMMSIFSEKSNCTVMRADILEDWIECSFMCGVDCRGQAKYPCLQVFVNLSHTRRKVLLHYNDEAIQLNPKCFYIPKCLRDRNELLSEAEKIKRSLHHSNGSVFPCYYNPEKKPEDAIMFRKYDTTMVFHCLFWPTLMLIGGALIVGMVKLTQHLSQMCAEFSAAQEETQALTPSSEDSMESRPRRLDKILRWRPKQMQHAPLS